One genomic window of Micromonospora sp. WMMD1128 includes the following:
- a CDS encoding cytochrome P450 has product MPLRRILPAVLRDPARALIDIGNRTGGDLVRLNLGSFRPYLVTHPRHVQHVLRDRADNYERAGDGLFWRPVKRLFGEGILGEGQVWSASRRMLQPMFTARRVEALIDGMADAISDAVDELDEPYRAGRPVDIGVEQARIVSRAIMKVLFADRISVPDAMRVIDAQDRIATAVIPRIVVPFAPLSLPMPGDRTFRRAVRVVDDVLVPIVRRTRDDADSGDDIISTLWRARTDDGRRLDERQVRNDTVAMFAATTETTINVLTWAWPHLHQHPEVAGRLYAEIDEVVGGGPVRREHLDRLTYTRMVLDELLRLYPIGWIIPRRAVAEDVIDGVPIEAGATMAVSPLITQRMRQFWDRPDEFDPERFRPDRVRARHRYAHFPFGGGPHQCLGMYLFYLEAQLILATMLSRYRFRLHRTDVPGLRLAAALRPRERVELTLLAAGRVEAA; this is encoded by the coding sequence GTGCCGCTGCGGCGGATCCTGCCCGCTGTCCTACGGGACCCGGCGCGCGCGCTCATCGACATCGGCAACCGCACCGGCGGCGACCTGGTCCGGCTCAACCTCGGTTCGTTCCGGCCCTACCTGGTCACCCACCCCCGGCACGTGCAGCACGTGCTGCGGGACCGGGCGGACAACTACGAGCGCGCCGGCGACGGGTTGTTCTGGCGTCCGGTCAAGCGGCTGTTCGGCGAGGGCATCCTCGGCGAGGGGCAGGTCTGGTCGGCCAGCCGCCGGATGTTGCAGCCGATGTTCACCGCCCGCCGGGTGGAGGCGCTCATCGACGGCATGGCCGACGCCATCTCCGACGCCGTCGACGAGCTGGACGAGCCGTACCGCGCCGGCCGCCCGGTCGACATCGGCGTCGAGCAGGCCCGCATCGTCAGTCGAGCGATCATGAAGGTGCTCTTCGCCGACCGGATCTCGGTGCCGGACGCGATGCGCGTGATCGACGCCCAGGACCGCATCGCCACCGCGGTCATCCCCCGGATCGTCGTGCCGTTCGCGCCGCTGTCGCTGCCCATGCCGGGGGACCGTACGTTCCGGCGTGCGGTGCGCGTCGTCGACGACGTGCTGGTGCCGATCGTCCGGCGGACCCGCGACGACGCCGACTCCGGCGACGACATCATCTCCACGCTCTGGCGGGCCCGCACCGACGACGGCCGGCGACTCGACGAGCGGCAGGTCCGCAACGACACCGTGGCCATGTTCGCCGCCACCACCGAGACCACCATCAACGTGCTCACCTGGGCCTGGCCCCACCTGCACCAGCACCCCGAGGTCGCCGGGCGGCTCTACGCCGAGATCGACGAGGTGGTCGGCGGCGGGCCGGTACGCCGCGAGCACCTCGACCGGCTCACCTACACCCGGATGGTGCTCGACGAGCTGCTGCGGCTCTATCCGATCGGCTGGATCATCCCGCGCCGCGCGGTCGCCGAGGACGTCATCGACGGCGTGCCGATCGAGGCCGGGGCCACCATGGCGGTCAGTCCGCTGATCACCCAGCGGATGCGGCAGTTCTGGGACCGCCCGGACGAGTTCGACCCGGAGCGGTTCCGGCCGGACCGGGTCCGCGCCCGCCACCGGTACGCCCACTTCCCGTTCGGCGGCGGCCCGCACCAGTGCCTCGGCATGTATCTGTTCTATCTGGAGGCCCAGCTCATCCTCGCCACCATGCTCAGCCGCTACCGTTTCCGCCTGCACCGCACCGACGTGCCCGGGCTGCGGCTGGCCGCCGCGTTGCGGCCACGCGAACGGGTCGAGCTGACGCTGCTCGCCGCCGGCCGGGTGGAGGCGGCGTGA
- a CDS encoding terpene synthase family protein — MTGVPASDPIAAAAEQGRICALAAHGQRGLRRAAAAHPELFPGDPFDATLFSSIASAMAFSAPWHTAAQLAVTNRAVLWGFAVDWLVDHEATSRAEVDRIGRTCLDVLDGAGADDPLGRFLAELRDDVAAAPAYRALRGRWRATMERTLDAMAREWTWRRTGRPTLAEYLANADNLAATVVNVAHWIHTGSVTDAAVLDRLIEVGDEVQRALRLVNDLGTHRRDVASGDLNALLLVDDPAEVERRFAEQVDHCRVLLAKLAGEAPREADFLSRQLGFTTGFYRHTDFWGVR; from the coding sequence GTGACCGGCGTACCGGCGTCGGATCCGATCGCCGCGGCGGCGGAGCAGGGCCGGATCTGCGCGCTCGCCGCGCACGGCCAGCGCGGGCTGCGCCGGGCCGCCGCCGCACATCCCGAGCTGTTCCCCGGTGACCCGTTCGACGCGACGTTGTTCAGCAGCATCGCCTCGGCCATGGCGTTCAGCGCGCCCTGGCACACGGCCGCGCAGCTGGCGGTCACCAACCGCGCGGTGCTGTGGGGCTTCGCCGTCGACTGGCTGGTCGACCACGAGGCGACCAGCCGCGCCGAGGTGGACCGGATCGGCCGTACCTGCCTGGACGTGCTCGACGGCGCCGGCGCCGACGACCCGCTGGGCCGGTTCCTCGCCGAGCTGCGCGACGACGTCGCGGCTGCGCCCGCCTACCGGGCGTTGCGCGGACGCTGGCGCGCCACGATGGAGCGCACGCTCGACGCGATGGCCCGGGAGTGGACGTGGCGACGCACCGGCCGCCCGACGCTCGCGGAATACCTGGCCAACGCCGACAACCTCGCCGCCACCGTGGTCAACGTGGCGCACTGGATCCACACCGGATCGGTGACCGACGCCGCCGTGCTGGACCGGCTGATCGAGGTCGGCGACGAGGTGCAGCGGGCCCTGCGGCTCGTCAACGACCTCGGCACCCACCGGCGGGACGTGGCGTCGGGCGACCTCAACGCGTTGCTGCTGGTGGACGACCCGGCGGAGGTCGAGCGGCGGTTCGCCGAGCAGGTGGACCACTGCCGCGTCCTGCTGGCGAAGCTGGCCGGCGAGGCGCCTCGGGAGGCCGACTTCCTGTCCCGGCAGCTCGGCTTCACCACCGGGTTCTACCGCCACACCGACTTCTGGGGTGTGCGGTGA
- a CDS encoding prenyltransferase/squalene oxidase repeat-containing protein, producing the protein MSLTAQPTTRAGAAQHLVDALARDPAGQTSPSVYETGRLTALAPWLPGHDVRVAWLLDRQRPDGGWGGPGGYALVPTLSAVEALLAELHRAGSTSPASAPTAAAHRGLAFLAAALRGDAPPDLPATDLIVPALLAAVDRHLTGPAGPPPGLAEWADRPRLPLPAGLDPARLTRVRGLLATGRPVPEKLAHALEVAGELAYRAAGVQPSASGAVGASPAATAAWLGRPEPGPALDYLRAVAGSGPVPCASPITVFERAWVLAVLIRAGVSVRVPEPVSAGLRAAVGASGAATAPGLPADADTTSVVLYTLARLGRPLCVSPLAGYDTGRQFCTWPGEDGASLTTNAHVLDALGEHPTRPGVTASRRRVTDWLVRRQEPDGRWDDRWHASAYYATYAVLLALADHAPDGAARDAVERGVRWLLDTQRPDGSWGRWHGTAEETAYAVLTLARAGGSGDARIAAALVRGRGRLSELDRCDDGPALWHDKDLYRPTLIVRAAVLAASGRTGWTSTQPLPAMIRIA; encoded by the coding sequence GTGAGCCTCACCGCCCAGCCCACGACCCGGGCCGGCGCCGCCCAGCACCTGGTCGACGCGCTCGCCCGCGACCCGGCCGGGCAGACCTCGCCGTCGGTCTACGAGACCGGCCGGCTGACCGCGCTGGCGCCCTGGCTGCCCGGTCATGATGTGCGGGTGGCCTGGCTGCTCGACCGGCAGCGCCCGGACGGCGGCTGGGGTGGTCCCGGCGGCTACGCGCTGGTGCCGACGTTGAGCGCCGTCGAGGCCCTGCTGGCCGAGCTGCACCGGGCCGGGTCCACCAGCCCGGCGTCGGCGCCGACCGCCGCCGCGCACCGGGGCCTGGCCTTCCTGGCCGCCGCGCTGCGCGGCGACGCCCCGCCCGACCTACCGGCCACCGATCTGATCGTGCCCGCGCTGCTGGCCGCCGTCGACCGGCACCTCACCGGGCCGGCGGGTCCGCCGCCCGGGCTGGCCGAGTGGGCGGACCGGCCCCGCCTGCCGCTGCCGGCCGGTCTCGACCCGGCCCGGCTGACCCGGGTACGCGGACTGCTGGCCACCGGGCGGCCGGTGCCGGAGAAGCTGGCGCACGCGCTGGAGGTGGCAGGCGAGCTGGCGTACCGGGCGGCCGGGGTCCAACCCTCGGCGAGCGGGGCGGTGGGCGCCTCCCCGGCGGCCACGGCGGCCTGGCTCGGCCGACCCGAGCCCGGTCCCGCGCTCGACTACCTGCGCGCCGTCGCCGGGTCCGGGCCGGTGCCCTGCGCCAGCCCGATCACCGTCTTCGAGCGGGCCTGGGTGCTTGCCGTCCTGATCCGGGCCGGCGTCTCGGTGCGCGTGCCCGAGCCGGTGTCGGCCGGGCTGCGCGCCGCGGTCGGCGCGTCCGGCGCGGCCACCGCGCCGGGGTTGCCGGCCGACGCCGACACCACCTCGGTCGTGCTCTACACGCTGGCCCGGCTGGGCCGGCCGCTCTGCGTCTCCCCGCTCGCCGGGTACGACACCGGGCGCCAGTTCTGCACCTGGCCGGGGGAGGACGGCGCGTCGCTGACCACGAACGCGCACGTGCTCGACGCCCTCGGCGAGCACCCGACCCGGCCCGGAGTCACCGCGTCCCGCCGCCGGGTCACCGACTGGCTGGTGCGACGCCAGGAGCCGGACGGGCGGTGGGACGACCGCTGGCACGCCTCGGCGTACTACGCCACCTACGCGGTGTTGCTCGCCCTGGCCGATCACGCGCCCGACGGCGCGGCCCGCGACGCCGTGGAGCGGGGCGTGCGGTGGCTGCTGGACACGCAGCGGCCGGACGGCTCCTGGGGTCGCTGGCACGGCACCGCCGAGGAGACCGCGTACGCGGTGCTCACGCTGGCGCGGGCCGGCGGCTCGGGCGACGCCCGGATCGCCGCGGCGTTGGTGCGGGGTCGGGGTCGGCTGTCCGAGCTGGACCGTTGCGACGACGGACCGGCGCTCTGGCACGACAAGGACCTCTACCGCCCGACGCTCATCGTGCGCGCGGCGGTGCTCGCCGCCTCGGGACGCACCGGTTGGACATCGACGCAACCCCTACCTGCCATGATCAGGATCGCTTGA
- a CDS encoding nitrate- and nitrite sensing domain-containing protein, which yields MGSRSTNLRTKIIALLASLVALWAFAAWVTVRDGFNLLGVQALNARVFEPSDPLLLELQNERRLSLRYLGESDPGQLAELRTQRERTDEAAGALWRSVRDWRTTIPASDELEQRLAELKGEIDQLAQVRDEVGRKAIDRTATLTAYDEAVDGIFAVFDALGGLDDDQIARDTAALIDLNRSRELLSQQDALLTGAVAANRLTVAEQTAFARLVGAQWFLGDRTARELAPTDRARYQRMTEGDTFNQLRTLQDRVLAAKGEDVRPPVTAAAWRTAADQAMADLRAVILAGGEDIVSRATPVAVGVIVRLVLAAGLGLIAVVASVIVSITTARALVRQLERLREAARRLAEERLPSVVERLGRGEEVDVAREAPPLQFGDDEIGQVGRAFNAVQETAVRTAVEQAELRRSVRDVFLSLARRTQALVHRQLTLLDAMERREHDAEELEDLFRVDHLATRMRRNAENLIVLSGSTPGRAWRRNVPMVDVVRGAVAEVEDYTRVTVRPLGAVSLTGRAVGDVIHLLAELIENGLSFSPPQTTVEVRGQLVANGFAIEIEDRGLGMSGDELAAANGRIVDRSELNLADAARLGLFVVSRLTERHGVKVQLRESAYGGTTAVVLIPRELITTDAGEPAAVAPPPVDEPAETPAAAEDTGAVRASGDGDAGATAPATPATPETEPEPAAPRLTPSGLPARTRKRQSAAAAPTAELAVVEPRATPAATDETPPVTDAGLPVRVRQASLNPELRHDPSGAGDDEAGDMARAPEQVRQMMSSYQSGTRRGRTDAARLLGGAHGAGGGPADANEQAT from the coding sequence ATGGGTTCCCGCAGTACGAATCTCCGTACGAAGATCATCGCCCTGCTGGCGTCGTTGGTCGCGCTCTGGGCGTTCGCCGCCTGGGTGACCGTGCGCGACGGGTTCAACCTGCTCGGCGTGCAGGCGCTCAACGCCCGGGTCTTCGAGCCGAGCGATCCGCTGCTGCTGGAGTTGCAGAACGAGCGCCGGCTCTCGCTGCGCTATCTGGGCGAGTCCGACCCCGGGCAGTTGGCGGAGTTGCGCACCCAGCGTGAGCGCACCGACGAGGCCGCCGGCGCGCTCTGGCGGTCGGTGCGGGACTGGCGCACCACGATCCCGGCCAGCGACGAGTTGGAGCAGCGCCTCGCCGAGCTGAAGGGCGAGATCGACCAGCTCGCCCAGGTGCGGGACGAGGTCGGCCGCAAGGCCATCGACCGGACCGCGACGCTCACCGCGTACGACGAGGCGGTCGACGGCATCTTCGCCGTATTCGACGCGCTCGGCGGCCTCGACGACGACCAGATCGCCCGGGACACCGCCGCGCTGATCGACCTGAACCGCTCCCGCGAGCTGCTGTCCCAACAGGACGCCCTGCTCACCGGCGCGGTCGCGGCCAACCGGCTGACCGTCGCCGAGCAGACCGCGTTCGCTCGGCTGGTCGGTGCGCAGTGGTTCCTCGGCGACCGCACCGCCCGGGAACTCGCCCCGACCGACCGGGCCCGCTACCAGCGGATGACCGAGGGTGACACCTTCAACCAGCTCCGTACGCTCCAGGACCGGGTGCTCGCGGCCAAGGGTGAGGACGTGCGGCCGCCGGTCACCGCCGCGGCCTGGCGGACCGCCGCCGACCAGGCGATGGCCGACCTGCGCGCGGTGATCCTCGCCGGTGGTGAGGACATCGTGTCCCGGGCCACCCCGGTCGCCGTCGGCGTCATCGTCCGGCTGGTGCTCGCCGCCGGTCTCGGTCTGATCGCCGTCGTCGCGTCCGTGATCGTCTCGATCACCACGGCCCGGGCGCTGGTCCGGCAGCTCGAACGGCTGCGTGAGGCGGCCCGGCGGCTGGCCGAGGAGCGGCTACCAAGTGTGGTGGAGCGGCTGGGTCGCGGCGAGGAGGTGGACGTCGCCCGCGAGGCGCCACCCCTGCAGTTCGGCGACGACGAGATCGGCCAGGTCGGCCGGGCCTTCAACGCGGTGCAGGAAACCGCCGTGCGCACCGCCGTGGAGCAGGCCGAGCTGCGCCGCAGCGTCCGCGACGTGTTCCTCAGCCTGGCCCGGCGCACCCAGGCGCTCGTGCACCGCCAGCTGACCCTGCTCGACGCCATGGAACGCCGCGAGCACGACGCCGAGGAGCTGGAGGACCTGTTCCGGGTCGACCACCTGGCCACCCGGATGCGGCGCAACGCGGAGAACCTGATCGTGCTCTCCGGCTCGACGCCCGGACGGGCCTGGCGACGCAACGTGCCCATGGTGGACGTGGTGCGCGGCGCGGTCGCCGAGGTCGAGGACTACACCCGGGTGACCGTGCGGCCGTTGGGCGCGGTGTCACTGACCGGCCGCGCCGTCGGTGACGTGATCCACCTGCTGGCCGAGCTGATCGAGAACGGCCTCTCCTTCTCGCCGCCGCAGACCACCGTGGAGGTTCGCGGCCAGCTCGTCGCCAACGGCTTCGCCATCGAGATCGAGGACCGTGGCCTCGGCATGAGCGGTGACGAACTGGCCGCCGCCAACGGCCGCATCGTGGACCGGTCCGAGCTGAACCTGGCCGACGCCGCCCGACTCGGCCTGTTCGTGGTCAGCCGGCTCACCGAACGGCACGGCGTGAAGGTGCAACTGAGAGAGTCGGCGTACGGCGGCACGACCGCGGTGGTGCTGATCCCCCGCGAACTGATCACCACGGACGCCGGTGAGCCCGCCGCCGTCGCGCCGCCGCCGGTCGACGAGCCGGCGGAGACGCCGGCCGCCGCCGAGGACACCGGCGCGGTCCGGGCGAGCGGCGACGGCGACGCCGGTGCGACCGCGCCGGCCACCCCCGCCACGCCCGAGACCGAGCCGGAACCGGCGGCGCCCCGGCTGACCCCGTCCGGGCTGCCGGCGCGTACCCGCAAACGACAGTCGGCGGCCGCCGCGCCGACCGCGGAGCTGGCCGTGGTCGAGCCCCGCGCCACCCCGGCGGCGACCGACGAGACCCCGCCGGTCACCGACGCGGGGTTGCCGGTCCGGGTACGCCAGGCCAGTCTTAACCCGGAGCTGCGGCACGACCCGTCCGGCGCGGGCGACGACGAGGCGGGGGACATGGCACGCGCGCCGGAGCAGGTACGCCAGATGATGAGCTCCTACCAGAGTGGAACCCGCCGCGGCCGCACTGACGCGGCCCGACTGCTCGGCGGGGCGCACGGGGCCGGCGGTGGGCCGGCCGACGCAAACGAGCAGGCCACCTGA
- a CDS encoding roadblock/LC7 domain-containing protein — translation MAQKTASGADLAWLLDDLVGRVKQAEHAVALSTDGLLMASSRGLSRDDGEHLAAMAAGIQSLARGAGKRFGGGQVQQTIIEMQSSFLFVTAAGRNACLAVLASEDADVGLIAYEMAMLVTRVGRFVASPTREQPAGENAAR, via the coding sequence GTGGCGCAGAAGACGGCTTCGGGCGCGGATCTTGCGTGGCTGCTGGATGACCTGGTCGGCCGGGTCAAGCAGGCGGAACACGCCGTGGCGCTCTCCACCGACGGACTGCTGATGGCCTCGTCCCGCGGATTGAGCCGGGACGACGGCGAGCACCTGGCGGCGATGGCGGCGGGCATCCAGAGCCTCGCCCGTGGCGCGGGCAAGCGGTTCGGTGGTGGTCAGGTGCAGCAGACCATCATCGAGATGCAGTCCTCCTTCCTCTTCGTCACCGCGGCCGGCCGCAACGCCTGCCTCGCGGTGCTGGCGTCGGAGGACGCGGACGTGGGTTTGATCGCGTACGAGATGGCCATGCTTGTCACCCGGGTCGGCCGGTTCGTCGCCTCACCGACCCGGGAACAGCCCGCCGGCGAGAACGCGGCACGATGA
- a CDS encoding DUF742 domain-containing protein — MTGQGEPTEQEWVDDHAGPVVRPYAVTGGRARPVTGTFDLISLVSSTRTEVGSESGLGPEHVAIVGLCQRIQSVAEIAAHLDLPVGTVRVLLGDLAARSLVQVREPRATPAGLPDEHVFEAVINGLRAL; from the coding sequence ATGACCGGCCAGGGGGAGCCCACGGAGCAGGAGTGGGTCGACGACCACGCGGGTCCGGTGGTTCGCCCGTACGCGGTGACCGGTGGCCGGGCCCGCCCGGTGACCGGCACGTTCGATCTGATCTCCCTGGTGAGCTCGACCCGCACCGAGGTGGGATCGGAGTCCGGGCTCGGCCCGGAGCACGTGGCGATCGTCGGCCTCTGCCAGCGGATCCAGTCCGTGGCCGAGATCGCCGCCCATCTCGACCTGCCCGTGGGCACCGTCCGGGTTCTCCTCGGAGACCTGGCGGCCCGCAGTCTGGTGCAGGTACGCGAGCCGCGCGCCACCCCCGCCGGCCTTCCCGACGAGCACGTTTTCGAGGCGGTAATCAATGGACTACGGGCGCTCTGA
- a CDS encoding ATP/GTP-binding protein: MDYGRSERPAGAAPLPTAIKILIAGGFGVGKTTMVGAVSETRPLRTEEVLTETGIGIDDLSGVEEKSTTTVAMDFGRITLSDDLVLYLFGTPGQDRFWFVWDELALGALGAVVLADTRRLADCFPSIDYFEGRGTPFVVAVNCFEGAREFRLDEVQAALDLDPGVPVVLCDARRRESAKEVLITLLEHAMKLREARRRAADD, encoded by the coding sequence ATGGACTACGGGCGCTCTGAGCGGCCGGCGGGTGCGGCCCCGCTGCCCACCGCGATCAAGATCCTGATCGCCGGTGGCTTCGGCGTCGGCAAGACCACAATGGTCGGCGCGGTAAGCGAGACCCGCCCGCTGCGTACCGAAGAGGTGCTGACCGAGACCGGCATCGGCATCGACGACCTGTCCGGCGTGGAGGAGAAGTCGACCACCACCGTGGCGATGGACTTCGGCCGGATCACCCTCAGCGACGACCTGGTGCTCTACCTGTTCGGCACGCCCGGGCAGGACCGGTTCTGGTTCGTCTGGGACGAGTTGGCGCTCGGCGCGCTCGGCGCGGTGGTGCTTGCCGACACCCGGCGGCTGGCCGACTGCTTCCCGTCGATCGACTACTTCGAGGGGCGGGGCACGCCGTTCGTGGTGGCGGTGAACTGCTTCGAGGGCGCCCGCGAGTTCCGGCTCGACGAGGTGCAGGCGGCGCTCGACCTGGACCCGGGCGTGCCTGTGGTGCTGTGCGACGCGCGGCGGCGGGAGTCGGCCAAGGAGGTGCTGATCACGCTGCTGGAGCACGCCATGAAGCTGCGCGAGGCGCGCCGCCGCGCCGCCGACGACTGA
- a CDS encoding GNAT family N-acetyltransferase, translated as MTEVNVRAMSPEEFDRWQDELAAGYAQEHVAAGNWTPEEALDRAREASAVLLPQGMATPGMLFLLGVLPDGSPVGRLWLGLTHPRGLAGCAFLYDIEVAAEHRGRGLGRALLAAGERAAREQGAQALELNVFGSNETARRLYETSGYRVVTQQMRKDLPA; from the coding sequence ATGACCGAGGTGAACGTACGGGCGATGTCCCCGGAGGAGTTCGACCGCTGGCAGGACGAACTCGCCGCCGGCTACGCGCAGGAGCACGTGGCCGCCGGCAACTGGACTCCGGAGGAGGCGCTCGACCGCGCACGGGAGGCGAGCGCCGTCCTGCTGCCGCAGGGCATGGCCACACCCGGCATGCTGTTCCTGCTCGGCGTGCTGCCCGACGGCTCGCCGGTCGGGCGCCTGTGGCTCGGCCTCACCCATCCGCGCGGGCTCGCCGGCTGCGCCTTCCTCTACGACATCGAGGTGGCCGCCGAGCACCGGGGCCGAGGTCTGGGGCGGGCGTTGCTCGCCGCGGGCGAGCGGGCCGCCCGGGAGCAGGGCGCCCAGGCGCTCGAACTGAACGTCTTCGGCTCCAACGAGACGGCGCGCAGGCTGTACGAGACGTCCGGCTACCGGGTGGTCACCCAGCAGATGCGCAAGGACCTGCCCGCCTAG
- a CDS encoding LysR family transcriptional regulator, whose protein sequence is METRELRYFVAVAEELHFGRAARRLGIAQPPLSRAIRALERRLGVRLLERDSRTVALTPAGAVLLREGHAALDAVAAADRRTRRAASVAGGGPGLVLATKAGASSELLPKLLDAYAAEPDAVPVDVLLCGIGEQGRLLRDGRADVALLHLPFDSTAGLDTEELVTEQQVVILPATHPLAGRAQLRTADVEALTDLPMPRWPRSDGTYPDGPGPEVRDHTQLFQLIALGRATAVLPESARTLLLPDLAAVPVPDAPTVTTVIAWPPHSRSRALAALVRTATRL, encoded by the coding sequence GTGGAGACGCGGGAGCTGCGCTACTTCGTCGCGGTGGCCGAGGAGTTGCACTTCGGCCGCGCCGCGCGACGCCTCGGCATCGCCCAGCCGCCGCTGTCCCGGGCGATCAGAGCGCTCGAACGGCGGCTCGGGGTGAGGTTGTTGGAACGCGACAGCCGGACCGTGGCGTTGACCCCGGCCGGCGCGGTGCTGCTGCGCGAGGGACACGCCGCGCTCGACGCGGTGGCCGCCGCCGACCGGCGTACCCGCCGCGCCGCGTCCGTCGCGGGTGGCGGCCCGGGCCTGGTGCTGGCCACGAAGGCCGGCGCGTCGAGCGAGCTGTTGCCGAAACTGCTCGACGCGTACGCCGCCGAGCCGGACGCGGTCCCGGTGGACGTGCTGTTGTGCGGCATCGGCGAGCAGGGCCGGCTGCTGCGCGACGGGCGGGCCGACGTGGCGCTGCTGCACCTGCCGTTCGACTCGACGGCCGGGCTGGACACCGAGGAGTTGGTGACGGAACAGCAGGTGGTCATCCTGCCGGCCACGCATCCGCTGGCCGGTCGGGCGCAGCTGCGGACGGCCGACGTCGAGGCGCTGACCGACCTGCCGATGCCGCGCTGGCCGCGCTCGGACGGCACGTATCCGGACGGGCCGGGCCCGGAGGTCCGCGACCACACCCAGCTGTTCCAGCTCATCGCGCTCGGCCGGGCCACGGCGGTGCTGCCCGAGTCGGCCCGGACGCTGCTGCTCCCCGACCTGGCCGCCGTGCCGGTGCCGGACGCGCCCACGGTGACCACGGTGATCGCGTGGCCGCCGCACAGCCGGTCAAGGGCCCTCGCCGCCCTGGTCCGGACCGCCACCCGCCTCTGA
- a CDS encoding SDR family oxidoreductase: MSERRIALVTGANKGIGYEIAAGLGALGWRVGVGARDEQRRAAAVAKLRADGVDAFDVPLDVTDDASVTAAARLLAEAGGLDVLVNNAGVTGGMPQQPGDVDVATVRTAVEVNVIGVVRVTEAMLPLLRRSAAPRIVNMSSGVGSLTRQSASAGEHQTGPLSVAYAPSKSMLNAVTIQYARALGDTNILINAACPGFTATDLNAFRGVRTPQQGAAIAIRLATLPDDGPTGGFFEDAGVVPW; encoded by the coding sequence ATGAGCGAACGCAGGATTGCGCTGGTGACCGGCGCGAACAAGGGAATCGGGTACGAGATCGCGGCCGGCCTGGGCGCGCTGGGCTGGCGGGTGGGCGTCGGCGCCCGGGACGAGCAGCGCCGGGCGGCCGCCGTGGCGAAGCTGCGCGCGGACGGCGTGGACGCCTTCGACGTGCCGCTGGACGTGACCGACGACGCGAGCGTGACCGCCGCCGCCCGCCTGCTGGCGGAGGCCGGCGGCCTCGACGTGCTGGTCAACAACGCGGGCGTCACCGGCGGCATGCCGCAGCAGCCCGGCGACGTGGACGTGGCGACAGTGCGGACGGCGGTCGAGGTCAACGTGATCGGCGTCGTCCGGGTCACCGAGGCGATGCTGCCGTTGCTGCGCCGCTCGGCGGCGCCCCGGATCGTCAACATGTCCAGCGGCGTCGGCTCGCTCACCCGGCAGAGCGCCTCCGCCGGGGAGCACCAGACCGGGCCGCTGTCCGTGGCGTACGCGCCGTCGAAGTCGATGCTCAACGCGGTGACCATCCAGTACGCCAGGGCGCTCGGCGACACGAACATCCTGATCAACGCCGCCTGCCCGGGTTTCACCGCGACCGACCTGAACGCCTTCCGTGGGGTGCGGACGCCGCAACAGGGCGCGGCGATCGCGATCCGGCTGGCCACGCTGCCCGACGACGGGCCGACCGGCGGCTTCTTCGAGGACGCCGGCGTGGTGCCGTGGTGA